The Candidatus Pantoea soli genome window below encodes:
- the mdtD gene encoding multidrug transporter subunit MdtD, with protein sequence MIRSARSMAGLPWIAAMAFFMQALDATILNTALPAIATSLERSPLAMQSAVISYTLTVAMLIPVSGWLADRFGTRKIFILAVSLFTLGSLACALSGSLSVLVTSRVIQGIGGAMMMPVARLALLRAYPRSELLPVLNFVTMPGLVGPILGPMLGGLLVTYASWHWIFLINIPIGVAGIFYARKYMPDFTTPKRRFDFSGFLLFGLGLVLISIGIELFGERIVSPWQAILVLLTGIVLLLLYIVHARRHPAPLISLPMFKTRTFSVGIIGNIAARLGTGCIPFLMPLMLQVGFGYPAIIAGCMMGPTAVGSLLAKSTVTQVLRRFGYRRTLVGITVIIGLLVASFALQSPGESVIMLLIALFVLGMAMSTQFTAMNTITLADLNDENASGGNSVLAVTQQVSISFGVAVSAAVLRFWQDFESTTVQQFHATFLTMGVITVFSALAFLLLRPGDGRNLIANREKKKKTA encoded by the coding sequence ATGATTCGATCCGCGCGCAGCATGGCCGGCCTGCCCTGGATCGCCGCCATGGCGTTTTTTATGCAGGCGCTCGACGCCACCATCCTCAATACTGCGCTCCCCGCCATTGCCACCAGCCTTGAACGTTCTCCCCTTGCGATGCAATCCGCCGTCATCAGCTATACCCTGACGGTTGCCATGCTGATACCGGTGAGCGGCTGGCTGGCCGATCGCTTTGGTACCCGTAAAATTTTCATTCTCGCCGTTTCGCTCTTTACGCTGGGTTCACTGGCCTGTGCCCTCTCCGGCTCGCTGAGTGTGCTGGTGACTTCACGGGTAATTCAGGGTATCGGCGGAGCGATGATGATGCCGGTTGCGCGACTGGCGTTGCTGCGTGCCTATCCGCGCAGTGAACTGTTACCGGTGCTCAACTTTGTCACGATGCCCGGCCTCGTCGGCCCGATCCTTGGCCCGATGCTGGGCGGTCTGCTGGTGACCTATGCCAGCTGGCACTGGATATTCCTCATTAATATTCCGATTGGCGTCGCCGGTATCTTCTATGCGCGCAAATATATGCCCGACTTCACCACGCCCAAGCGCCGCTTCGATTTTTCCGGTTTTCTCCTGTTTGGCCTCGGGCTGGTGCTGATCTCGATTGGTATTGAACTGTTTGGTGAGCGCATTGTGTCACCCTGGCAGGCGATACTGGTGCTGCTGACCGGTATTGTGCTGCTGCTTCTCTATATTGTGCATGCACGTCGTCATCCGGCCCCGCTGATCAGCCTGCCGATGTTTAAAACCCGCACCTTCTCCGTTGGCATCATCGGCAATATCGCGGCCCGGCTCGGTACCGGCTGTATTCCGTTTCTGATGCCGCTGATGTTGCAGGTGGGGTTCGGCTATCCGGCTATTATCGCAGGCTGCATGATGGGTCCTACCGCCGTCGGCTCGCTGCTGGCGAAATCTACCGTGACGCAGGTGCTGCGCCGCTTTGGCTATCGCCGGACGCTGGTCGGCATCACGGTTATTATCGGGCTTCTGGTGGCCAGCTTCGCACTCCAGTCGCCAGGCGAAAGCGTGATCATGCTGCTGATTGCGCTGTTTGTACTGGGTATGGCGATGTCAACGCAGTTCACGGCCATGAATACCATCACGCTGGCCGATCTGAATGATGAGAACGCCAGCGGTGGCAACAGCGTTCTGGCGGTCACACAGCAGGTATCCATCAGCTTTGGTGTCGCGGTCAGCGCTGCCGTGCTGCGATTCTGGCAGGATTTTGAAAGCACCACGGTGCAGCAGTTCCACGCCACCTTCCTGACAATGGGCGTGATTACCGTTTTCTCCGCGCTGGCGTTTCTGCTGTTGCGGCCGGGTGACGGCCGTAATCTGATCGCGAATCGTGAGAAAAAGAAGAAAACCGCTTAA
- the rbsR gene encoding ribose operon transcriptional repressor RbsR: MATMKDVARLAGVSTSTVSHVINNNRFVSEQVREKVEQAIGELNYAPSALARSLKIKQTRTIGMLLTASSNPFYSEVVRGVENSCYERGYSLILCNTEGDEERMNRSLETLMQKRVDGLLMMCTETHLPSAAILNRYPSVPMVMMDWAPFEGRGDIIQDNALLGGELATRHLIDRGYTRIACIAGPQDKTPARLRLEGFYKAMAEHGLAVPAGYVVDGDFEFQGGFNAMNQLLAQDPRPEAVFTSNDAMAVGVYHALFQAGLRVPQDIAVMGYDNIELARYLTPPLSTIHQPKDELGELAIDTLIHRMQDPDASQQTLVLTPELVERGSV, translated from the coding sequence TTGGCTACCATGAAAGATGTCGCCCGTCTGGCGGGCGTCTCCACCTCCACGGTCTCGCACGTCATCAACAATAATCGCTTTGTCAGCGAACAGGTGCGGGAAAAAGTCGAGCAGGCCATAGGCGAGCTGAATTATGCGCCCTCAGCGCTGGCGCGCAGCCTGAAAATCAAACAGACCCGCACCATCGGCATGCTGCTGACCGCCAGCAGCAACCCGTTCTATTCGGAAGTGGTGCGCGGCGTGGAGAACAGCTGTTACGAACGCGGCTACAGCCTGATCCTGTGCAATACCGAAGGCGACGAGGAGCGAATGAATCGCAGCCTCGAAACGCTGATGCAGAAGCGCGTAGATGGTTTACTGATGATGTGCACGGAAACGCATCTGCCGTCAGCAGCGATCCTCAACCGCTATCCTTCGGTGCCCATGGTCATGATGGACTGGGCGCCGTTTGAAGGCCGTGGCGACATTATTCAGGATAACGCGCTGCTGGGGGGCGAACTGGCGACGCGCCACCTGATCGATCGCGGCTACACGCGCATTGCCTGTATTGCCGGGCCTCAGGATAAAACCCCGGCGCGGCTGCGCCTGGAGGGCTTTTATAAAGCGATGGCGGAGCACGGTCTGGCTGTGCCTGCCGGTTATGTGGTGGATGGCGACTTCGAATTTCAGGGCGGGTTTAATGCCATGAATCAGCTGCTGGCACAGGATCCGCGGCCGGAAGCGGTGTTTACCAGCAACGACGCGATGGCGGTTGGGGTTTACCATGCGCTGTTTCAGGCCGGGTTACGCGTGCCGCAGGATATCGCGGTGATGGGCTATGACAATATTGAGCTGGCGCGTTATCTGACACCGCCGCTCAGCACCATTCATCAACCCAAAGACGAACTGGGTGAGCTGGCGATTGATACGCTGATTCACCGCATGCAGGACCCCGACGCCAGCCAGCAAACGCTGGTGCTGACGCCGGAGCTGGTAGAGCGCGGTTCGGTTTAA
- the rbsK gene encoding ribokinase, with protein sequence MSTRAKLAVLGSINADHILNLAHFPRPGETVIGKQYQIAFGGKGANQAVAAGRAGAGIAFIACVGADDIGERIRQQLQQDRIDITPVETVAGEATGVAMIFVNGEGENSIGIYSGANAALTPACVARHQQVIGEADALLMQLESPLESVLAAARIARAHQTQVILNPAPATQLADELLALVDIITPNETEVEILTGIAVNSDDDAARAAQVLHDKGIPTVLITLGRRGVWLSEQGRGERIPGFPVEAVDTIAAGDTFNGAFITARLEEKPMPDAVRFAHAAAAIAVTRPGAQPSVPWRTEIDAFLQQQG encoded by the coding sequence ATGAGCACACGCGCAAAACTGGCGGTCCTCGGCAGTATCAACGCCGATCACATTCTTAATCTCGCACATTTTCCCCGTCCGGGCGAAACGGTGATCGGGAAACAGTATCAGATTGCCTTTGGTGGCAAAGGTGCCAACCAGGCGGTGGCGGCCGGACGCGCCGGTGCCGGGATTGCGTTTATTGCCTGCGTCGGAGCGGATGACATCGGCGAACGCATTCGTCAGCAGCTGCAGCAGGACCGGATAGACATCACGCCGGTGGAGACCGTGGCGGGTGAAGCCACCGGGGTAGCGATGATCTTCGTCAACGGCGAAGGCGAAAACAGTATTGGCATCTATTCCGGTGCTAACGCGGCGCTGACACCCGCCTGCGTAGCGCGTCATCAGCAGGTTATCGGTGAAGCCGATGCGCTGCTGATGCAGCTGGAATCCCCGCTGGAAAGCGTGCTGGCTGCCGCCAGAATAGCCCGCGCGCATCAGACCCAGGTGATCCTGAATCCGGCGCCGGCTACGCAGCTCGCCGATGAGCTGCTGGCGCTGGTTGATATTATTACGCCCAACGAAACCGAGGTCGAAATTCTCACCGGCATTGCGGTAAACAGCGATGACGATGCGGCACGGGCTGCGCAGGTACTGCACGATAAAGGTATTCCAACGGTTCTGATTACGCTGGGGCGGCGCGGCGTGTGGCTGAGCGAGCAGGGGCGAGGTGAACGCATTCCGGGCTTCCCGGTCGAAGCCGTTGACACCATCGCCGCCGGTGACACCTTCAACGGTGCTTTCATTACCGCGCGACTGGAAGAGAAGCCGATGCCGGATGCGGTGCGTTTTGCGCACGCGGCGGCGGCGATTGCCGTAACGCGTCCGGGCGCACAACCCTCGGTGCCGTGGCGTACCGAGATTGATGCTTTCCTGCAGCAACAGGGTTAA
- the rbsB gene encoding ribose ABC transporter substrate-binding protein RbsB produces the protein MKKLTALAVILGATLSAGAMAKDTIALVVSTLNNPFFVSLKDGAQKEADKLGYNLVVLDSQNNPAKELANVQDLTVRGTKLLLINPTDSDAVGNAVKMANQAKIPVITLDRMAAQGTVVSHVASDNRFGGKMAGDFIAKKLGDGAKIIELQGIAGTSAARERGEGFKQAADAHKFQILASQPADFDRTKGLNVMQNLLQAHPDVQAVFAQNDEMALGALRALQTAGKSDVLVVGFDGTADGIKAVESGKLTATVAQMPDKIGMIGVDTADKVLKGEKVQAINPVDLKLVTK, from the coding sequence ATGAAAAAGTTAACCGCATTGGCCGTCATCCTTGGCGCCACCCTGAGTGCCGGCGCGATGGCAAAGGACACTATCGCACTGGTGGTTTCAACCCTGAATAACCCGTTCTTTGTCTCTCTGAAAGATGGCGCACAGAAAGAAGCGGATAAGCTGGGTTACAACCTGGTGGTGCTGGATTCGCAGAATAACCCGGCCAAAGAGCTGGCAAACGTGCAGGATCTGACAGTGCGCGGCACCAAACTGCTGCTGATCAACCCGACGGATTCCGATGCCGTGGGTAACGCCGTGAAGATGGCGAACCAGGCGAAAATCCCGGTGATCACGCTGGACCGCATGGCTGCGCAGGGCACCGTGGTGAGTCACGTGGCGTCTGATAACCGCTTCGGCGGCAAGATGGCCGGTGACTTCATCGCGAAAAAACTGGGTGATGGCGCGAAAATCATTGAGCTGCAGGGCATTGCCGGGACGTCCGCCGCGCGCGAGCGCGGTGAAGGTTTCAAACAGGCTGCCGATGCGCACAAATTCCAGATACTGGCCAGCCAGCCGGCGGATTTTGACCGTACCAAAGGTCTGAACGTCATGCAGAACCTGCTGCAGGCGCATCCGGATGTGCAGGCGGTGTTTGCTCAGAACGACGAAATGGCGCTGGGTGCCCTGCGTGCGCTGCAGACGGCGGGCAAAAGCGATGTGCTGGTGGTGGGCTTTGATGGCACCGCAGACGGCATCAAAGCGGTGGAGTCCGGCAAACTGACCGCAACGGTTGCACAGATGCCGGACAAGATTGGTATGATTGGCGTGGATACCGCAGACAAAGTTCTGAAGGGTGAAAAAGTGCAGGCCATCAACCCGGTTGACCTGAAGCTTGTCACCAAATAA
- the rbsC gene encoding ribose ABC transporter permease, whose product MSTQTLPASRRWFSKAWLLEQKSLIALIVLIAVVASQSPNFFTLANMFNILQQTSVNAIMAVGMTLVILTSGIDLSVGSLLALTGAVAASIVGLEVNALVAVAASLALGAAIGAVTGVIVARGKVQAFIATLVMMLLLRGVTMVYTNGSPINTGFSDNADLFGWFGIGRPLGIPTPVWLMAGVFALAWYMLHHTRLGRYIYALGGNEAATRLSGINVNRVKIIVYSLCGLLASLAGTIEVARLSSAQPTAGTGYELDAIAAVVLGGTSLAGGKGRIMGTLIGALILGFLNNGLNLMGVSSYYQMIVKAVVILLAVLVDNKSSK is encoded by the coding sequence ATGAGTACCCAAACCTTACCCGCCAGCCGTCGCTGGTTCAGTAAAGCCTGGCTGCTGGAGCAGAAATCGCTGATTGCGCTGATTGTGCTGATTGCGGTGGTGGCCAGCCAGAGCCCGAATTTCTTTACGCTGGCCAATATGTTCAACATTCTGCAGCAGACTTCCGTCAACGCCATAATGGCGGTAGGGATGACGCTGGTGATCCTGACCTCAGGTATTGATTTATCCGTGGGATCGCTGCTGGCATTAACCGGTGCGGTGGCGGCGTCAATTGTCGGGCTGGAAGTCAACGCGCTGGTGGCGGTGGCTGCCTCGCTGGCGCTGGGGGCGGCCATTGGTGCGGTAACGGGCGTGATCGTCGCGCGCGGCAAGGTGCAGGCCTTTATCGCGACGCTGGTGATGATGCTGCTGCTGCGTGGCGTCACTATGGTGTATACCAACGGCAGCCCGATCAACACCGGCTTCAGTGACAATGCCGATCTGTTCGGCTGGTTTGGTATCGGCCGTCCGCTGGGCATTCCTACGCCGGTATGGCTGATGGCTGGCGTATTCGCGCTGGCGTGGTACATGCTGCACCACACGCGTCTGGGGCGTTATATCTACGCGCTGGGCGGCAACGAAGCGGCGACGCGCCTCTCCGGCATTAACGTCAATCGCGTCAAAATCATTGTCTATTCACTGTGCGGCCTGCTGGCTTCACTGGCGGGCACCATCGAAGTGGCGCGTCTCTCTTCGGCGCAGCCGACGGCTGGGACCGGTTATGAACTGGATGCCATCGCCGCGGTAGTGCTGGGCGGCACCAGTCTGGCTGGCGGCAAAGGACGCATCATGGGCACGCTGATTGGTGCGCTGATCCTCGGCTTCCTGAACAACGGCCTGAACCTGATGGGCGTCTCGTCTTACTACCAGATGATTGTAAAAGCTGTCGTCATTCTGCTGGCGGTGCTGGTGGATAACAAAAGCAGTAAATAA